A window of the Dyadobacter pollutisoli genome harbors these coding sequences:
- a CDS encoding FtsX-like permease family protein, whose protein sequence is MSVTPKPPRWADYLLEKWVDDRFLEDIQGNLYEVFVKNVKQGNLAKARREYAFAAVRHLNPYFFKEKSNETRSVNMLSFDMLRNYFKAAWRHLLKDRQFTMLNLIGLSTGLVCTLLICLWVTDELGFDKFHAKDNRLYEVMIHEKSSSGIATSNGTGDRMGETLVQEMPEVEMAVTTTPSTWFQKFSLSVGNNTVSAGGNFVGQDYFNVFSFPLVQGNKNQALVNKNSIAISEKLAVQLFHSADQAAGKIVEWKWLSFSGKCLITAVFKDFPVNSSQQYDFLLSMDAWNQIMPPGSMPKTSSGPFNSFIVLKEGVDPELFDQKMADLAKTSFKDSTSRLFLHKYSDAYLHGKFENGVQAGGKITYVGLFALIAVFILVIACINFMNLSTAKASVRVKEVGVKKALGAARSTLVFQYLGESLLMSFIALFIAILVVALLLPQFNVITGKHLTLHFEPKIVLIILAISIITGLLAGSYPALHLSRFSPATTLKGALVTSFGELWVRKGLVVFQFTVSVVFIVSVVVVYRQINYVQHKNLGYDKDNMLYFEMQGRVAEQPESFLARLKSVPGVVNASSIQQKIILPASLPGTGVRWDGKNTDDRIRFYRMPVNYDLIETIGIKIAAGRSFSRSYGSDTANIILNEAAVKAMELQDPIGKTITIGSNTRHIVGVSKNFHFNSLHEEIRPFILCYSPSETMLIMTKIAAGKEKETIARMSSFYKSFNPGYSFDYQFLDHDYQVQYASETVVSELARYFAGLAIIISCLGLFGLAAFTAERRKKEIGVRKVLGATVGNVVAMLTKDFLILILVAVVIAFPLAWWLMDSWLQNFAYHISIGTGVFIATGLLIVFITLITIGYQSVKAALMNPTRSLKAD, encoded by the coding sequence ATGAGTGTGACACCGAAACCTCCGCGCTGGGCTGACTATCTCCTCGAAAAATGGGTCGATGACCGTTTTCTGGAAGATATTCAGGGGAACCTGTATGAAGTTTTTGTAAAAAATGTGAAACAGGGTAACCTTGCCAAAGCGCGTCGGGAATATGCATTTGCCGCTGTCAGGCATTTAAATCCGTATTTTTTCAAAGAAAAATCCAACGAAACCCGCTCCGTCAATATGCTGAGTTTTGATATGCTCCGTAATTATTTCAAAGCAGCCTGGCGTCATTTGCTGAAAGACCGGCAATTCACCATGCTCAATCTCATAGGGCTTTCCACGGGCTTGGTCTGCACATTGCTCATCTGTTTGTGGGTTACCGACGAATTGGGTTTTGATAAATTTCACGCAAAGGACAACCGGCTTTACGAAGTCATGATCCACGAAAAGAGCAGCAGTGGGATTGCAACTTCCAATGGTACCGGCGACCGAATGGGTGAAACCCTCGTACAGGAAATGCCGGAAGTTGAAATGGCCGTTACCACCACACCGTCAACCTGGTTTCAGAAATTCAGCCTTTCGGTCGGAAACAACACGGTGAGTGCCGGGGGAAACTTTGTCGGTCAGGATTATTTCAATGTATTTTCTTTTCCCTTGGTGCAAGGGAACAAAAATCAAGCGCTGGTCAATAAGAACTCCATTGCTATCTCTGAAAAACTAGCTGTACAACTCTTCCATTCCGCAGACCAGGCGGCAGGAAAAATCGTTGAATGGAAATGGCTGTCTTTCTCAGGAAAGTGCCTGATTACAGCCGTCTTCAAGGATTTTCCGGTCAATTCTTCCCAGCAATATGATTTTCTTTTGTCAATGGATGCCTGGAACCAGATCATGCCACCAGGTAGTATGCCCAAAACCAGCAGCGGCCCATTCAACAGTTTCATCGTATTGAAAGAAGGCGTCGACCCGGAACTTTTCGACCAGAAAATGGCAGATCTGGCCAAAACGAGTTTCAAAGATTCAACATCCAGATTGTTCCTGCATAAATATTCCGACGCCTACCTGCACGGCAAATTTGAAAACGGCGTACAAGCCGGCGGTAAGATTACCTATGTAGGTCTATTTGCATTGATTGCCGTCTTCATTCTGGTCATTGCCTGCATTAACTTCATGAACCTATCGACGGCCAAAGCTTCGGTCAGGGTCAAAGAAGTGGGTGTCAAAAAAGCACTTGGGGCGGCGAGGTCTACATTGGTGTTTCAGTACCTGGGTGAATCGCTGCTGATGAGTTTCATAGCATTGTTCATTGCTATTCTGGTAGTGGCACTGCTTTTGCCCCAGTTTAATGTCATAACCGGCAAGCACTTGACATTGCATTTTGAGCCGAAAATCGTTCTGATCATACTGGCAATTTCCATCATCACTGGGTTACTAGCGGGCAGCTATCCCGCATTGCACCTGTCCAGGTTCAGCCCCGCAACTACATTGAAAGGTGCCCTGGTTACTTCGTTTGGCGAATTGTGGGTGAGAAAAGGGCTGGTTGTTTTCCAGTTCACGGTGTCCGTCGTGTTCATTGTGTCGGTAGTGGTCGTTTACCGGCAGATCAATTATGTTCAGCATAAAAATCTGGGTTACGACAAGGACAATATGCTCTATTTTGAAATGCAGGGACGTGTAGCCGAGCAACCTGAATCCTTCCTTGCCCGGCTGAAATCCGTGCCAGGAGTCGTGAATGCTTCCAGTATCCAGCAAAAAATTATCCTTCCGGCCTCTTTGCCAGGTACCGGTGTACGTTGGGATGGAAAAAATACCGACGACAGGATTCGCTTTTACCGCATGCCGGTGAATTACGATCTCATCGAAACCATTGGGATCAAAATAGCGGCCGGACGTAGCTTTTCACGAAGTTACGGCTCCGACACCGCCAATATTATCCTCAATGAGGCTGCTGTCAAAGCCATGGAACTTCAAGATCCTATTGGCAAAACCATCACGATCGGCAGCAACACCAGGCACATTGTCGGGGTGAGTAAAAACTTCCATTTCAACTCATTGCACGAAGAAATCCGTCCGTTTATCCTCTGCTATTCCCCCTCCGAAACCATGCTCATCATGACTAAAATCGCGGCTGGAAAGGAGAAAGAAACCATTGCTAGAATGAGCAGTTTTTACAAATCCTTTAACCCAGGCTACTCATTTGACTACCAGTTCCTTGATCACGATTATCAGGTCCAATACGCCTCCGAAACGGTGGTCTCAGAACTTGCGCGGTATTTTGCAGGCCTGGCCATTATCATATCCTGCCTCGGACTTTTCGGACTGGCAGCATTCACAGCCGAACGTCGAAAAAAGGAAATAGGCGTACGAAAAGTACTCGGCGCTACGGTCGGTAATGTAGTCGCCATGCTGACGAAAGACTTTCTGATATTGATATTGGTAGCCGTTGTGATCGCTTTCCCGCTGGCCTGGTGGCTCATGGACAGCTGGCTGCAAAACTTCGCATATCACATTTCAATCGGTACAGGAGTATTTATCGCAACCGGCCTGTTGATAGTGTTCATCACCTTAATAACCATTGGTTATCAGTCCGTTAAAGCAGCATTAATGAACCCGACGAGATCCTTGAAGGCGGATTAA
- a CDS encoding BatA domain-containing protein produces MELLQPYMLWGILAVILPVIIHFWYQKKGKTIAWAASRWLTEKTTLQHRGVRLDEIPLLLIRCLLITLLSLILSRPVWNWLAGMNAQTTVHLVEPNRAVTENFRFEIETAKKKGESIYWIGPEKQELTDVANVPQNPESVLFLQKTINQIAGTKTNFNLYITDSPEWAALPETYIPGTFKLFSVTDSASSEAIPYLELDGGKKLFIDPKSGRLVVAEAADKSIHLARKPVHAGIIDVLIDYKNTAERQTVEAGLLALTEVYEIPFVIDKQSIKGKRYQWILTDRAVEKPLPQTLYITSGNVKRPEMPGNVIQVQDSLRLSSSGLVESGELPEWLGSALVSWFQLKQKNAPLSRKQLNALFVKAKPDRIPVAEKGKQWLLVLFISTLLTERWMALRKNVSRNYA; encoded by the coding sequence GTGGAATTGCTGCAGCCATACATGCTTTGGGGAATACTGGCGGTAATATTACCCGTTATCATTCATTTTTGGTACCAGAAAAAAGGCAAAACTATCGCCTGGGCGGCTTCACGGTGGTTAACTGAAAAAACGACATTACAGCACCGTGGTGTAAGATTGGATGAGATTCCACTTTTGCTGATCAGGTGTTTGCTGATCACTTTACTCTCGCTGATACTGAGCAGGCCAGTTTGGAACTGGCTGGCGGGTATGAATGCGCAAACGACGGTACATCTGGTAGAACCCAATCGTGCCGTGACCGAGAATTTTAGATTTGAAATTGAAACTGCAAAGAAAAAAGGTGAAAGTATTTACTGGATAGGGCCTGAAAAACAGGAACTGACTGATGTTGCCAATGTGCCCCAGAATCCAGAAAGCGTATTGTTTTTACAAAAAACGATCAATCAGATTGCTGGCACTAAGACAAATTTCAATCTATACATCACGGACAGCCCGGAATGGGCGGCTTTGCCTGAAACATACATACCTGGGACATTCAAGTTGTTTTCAGTAACCGATTCAGCGAGTAGCGAAGCCATTCCATACCTCGAATTGGACGGTGGAAAAAAATTATTCATTGATCCGAAAAGTGGCCGGTTGGTAGTGGCTGAGGCAGCAGATAAGTCTATTCATTTAGCCCGTAAACCAGTTCATGCCGGAATAATAGATGTTCTGATTGATTACAAAAACACTGCCGAGCGACAAACTGTTGAAGCCGGGTTACTGGCCTTAACCGAAGTTTACGAAATTCCATTTGTCATTGATAAACAGTCAATTAAAGGAAAGCGATATCAATGGATTCTGACGGATCGCGCGGTCGAAAAGCCGCTGCCTCAAACGTTGTACATCACTTCCGGAAATGTAAAAAGGCCTGAAATGCCGGGTAATGTGATCCAGGTTCAGGATTCGCTGCGACTTTCTTCATCGGGTTTGGTGGAGAGTGGAGAGTTGCCGGAATGGCTGGGTAGTGCATTGGTTTCATGGTTTCAATTAAAACAAAAGAATGCGCCATTGAGCCGGAAACAGCTGAATGCATTGTTTGTAAAAGCCAAACCCGATCGCATTCCCGTCGCTGAAAAAGGAAAGCAATGGTTGTTGGTACTATTTATATCGACATTGTTGACAGAGCGCTGGATGGCGCTGAGAAAAAACGTAAGTCGTAATTATGCATGA
- a CDS encoding DUF58 domain-containing protein, with product MKTTGLLASNLIKLKNLQLTGKLVSEELMLGIHASKRSGIGVEFEQYRHYEPGDDPKRIDWKLFARTDKHLIRESSTESDRQIRFMLDLSGSMNYEENGVSRLQYAQILLASLAYLCYIQNDQMSLYALKNGSIETIAATGTASSGRQAFQKILVGLEKTVAGGEWSAGETMKFPELQSRKKEQLIFVSDFLQVQEEWLNLVKSLANPHREIVIFQILGDQEVNFNLDGFYRFKDLETGAEIELDAASVREQFRESADQYLLKLKEELQIPHVHLIRAQLSDPVGMVLKTFLTKRKG from the coding sequence ATGAAAACAACCGGATTACTGGCATCCAACCTGATTAAGCTAAAAAACCTGCAACTGACGGGCAAACTCGTCAGTGAGGAATTGATGCTGGGTATTCATGCCAGTAAACGCTCGGGTATCGGTGTGGAATTTGAGCAATATCGTCATTACGAACCGGGAGATGACCCCAAAAGAATAGATTGGAAACTTTTTGCGCGGACTGATAAGCACCTCATTCGCGAGTCTTCCACGGAAAGCGACAGGCAAATCCGTTTCATGCTGGATCTGTCCGGTTCCATGAATTACGAGGAGAATGGAGTGAGCAGGTTGCAGTATGCGCAAATTTTACTGGCGTCGCTGGCCTACTTGTGCTACATTCAGAATGACCAAATGAGCCTGTATGCATTGAAAAATGGCTCTATTGAAACTATTGCGGCAACAGGCACTGCTTCTTCCGGCAGGCAAGCGTTTCAAAAGATACTGGTAGGGCTGGAAAAAACGGTGGCAGGCGGCGAATGGAGTGCTGGCGAAACGATGAAATTTCCCGAGTTACAGTCCAGAAAAAAGGAGCAGCTCATTTTTGTCAGCGACTTTTTGCAGGTTCAGGAGGAATGGCTCAATTTGGTGAAATCGCTTGCTAATCCGCATCGGGAGATCGTTATTTTTCAAATTTTGGGCGATCAGGAAGTTAATTTCAATCTGGATGGTTTTTATCGTTTTAAAGATCTGGAAACCGGCGCTGAAATAGAGCTGGATGCTGCGTCGGTACGGGAACAATTCAGGGAATCGGCGGATCAATACCTGCTGAAATTGAAAGAAGAACTGCAAATTCCTCATGTACACCTGATACGGGCGCAACTGAGCGACCCTGTCGGGATGGTTTTGAAAACATTTTTAACCAAAAGAAAAGGATAG
- a CDS encoding AAA family ATPase, which translates to MSLEHYKSLVAKLPLLKKEIAKVIVGQQEAIDEILISLLASGHCLLEGVPGLAKTLMVKTMSEALQMSFKRIQFTPDLMPGDIIGTEILEEDHETGKKFFKFNQGPVFANIVLADEINRTPPKTQAALLEAMQEKSVTYGGTNYVLPNPFLIIATQNPIEQAGTYPLPEAQLDRFLLYIKLNYPNEQEELDVLKGTTGSFRAQIDRVLSDEEIIDLQKLTRQVHISEELIKWINKLVRSTRPEGSPSDFVKEWCDWGAGPRAGQALVLCAKARAVLNERFAVIPEDILTLAYPVLRHRIAMNFRAEAENISTDQVISELLAVMKP; encoded by the coding sequence ATTTCACTCGAACACTATAAATCGCTTGTCGCCAAGCTGCCGCTTCTGAAAAAGGAGATAGCCAAGGTCATTGTCGGGCAGCAGGAGGCTATTGACGAAATACTGATTTCCTTGCTCGCATCGGGACATTGTTTGCTGGAAGGAGTACCCGGACTGGCCAAGACATTGATGGTGAAAACCATGTCAGAAGCTTTGCAAATGAGTTTCAAACGCATTCAGTTTACCCCCGACCTCATGCCTGGCGATATCATTGGAACAGAAATCCTGGAAGAAGATCACGAGACGGGCAAGAAGTTTTTCAAATTCAATCAGGGGCCGGTGTTTGCGAACATTGTGCTGGCCGACGAAATTAACAGGACACCTCCCAAGACCCAGGCAGCGTTACTGGAAGCCATGCAGGAAAAAAGTGTGACTTATGGCGGTACTAACTACGTTTTGCCAAATCCATTTCTAATCATTGCTACCCAGAATCCGATCGAGCAGGCAGGTACGTATCCCTTGCCGGAAGCTCAGCTGGACCGTTTTCTGCTGTATATCAAACTGAATTATCCCAATGAACAGGAGGAACTGGACGTGCTGAAGGGTACGACGGGATCGTTTCGTGCACAGATAGATAGGGTTTTATCGGATGAAGAAATTATCGACCTGCAAAAACTGACCAGGCAGGTACATATCAGTGAGGAGCTGATTAAATGGATCAATAAATTGGTAAGAAGTACCAGGCCAGAAGGTAGTCCGTCGGATTTTGTAAAGGAATGGTGTGACTGGGGTGCAGGCCCGCGCGCGGGGCAGGCGCTGGTACTTTGTGCCAAGGCCCGGGCAGTGTTGAACGAGCGGTTTGCGGTAATCCCGGAAGACATCCTGACGCTTGCATACCCGGTATTGAGGCACCGCATTGCCATGAATTTCCGCGCCGAGGCTGAAAATATCAGTACGGATCAGGTGATATCGGAATTGTTGGCGGTAATGAAACCGTGA
- a CDS encoding DUF4159 domain-containing protein, whose translation MKPFFFTRIQYTSGNWDTDQRMPSNLLHSLVEYTTIPVDEKEKIVQLSSNEIFKSPFCYLSGHKLVEFSSQERDHFKRYVQNGGFVFVDDCNHDIDGLFAKSFEQEMERTFGPKALQKIPNNHAIYHSFFKFEEGPPTTTFELNGWGDDLVHDYLKAITINGRIGVLYSNKDYGCEWDYDFRNKRFLAVDNTRFGVNIVVYALTA comes from the coding sequence TTGAAGCCATTTTTTTTCACAAGAATTCAATACACGTCGGGAAACTGGGATACCGACCAGCGAATGCCTTCCAATCTGTTGCATTCGCTGGTTGAGTATACCACTATACCTGTCGACGAAAAGGAAAAAATAGTCCAGCTAAGCAGTAATGAGATTTTCAAAAGCCCATTCTGTTATTTGAGCGGGCACAAACTGGTGGAATTCTCGTCTCAGGAGCGTGACCATTTCAAAAGGTATGTTCAGAACGGCGGCTTTGTGTTCGTGGACGATTGTAACCATGATATCGACGGACTCTTTGCCAAATCTTTTGAACAGGAAATGGAGCGTACATTCGGGCCCAAAGCATTGCAAAAGATTCCCAATAACCACGCAATTTATCACAGCTTCTTCAAATTTGAGGAAGGCCCGCCGACCACCACATTCGAGCTGAATGGCTGGGGGGATGATCTCGTGCACGATTATCTAAAAGCGATCACGATTAACGGAAGGATCGGTGTGCTATACAGCAACAAGGATTATGGTTGCGAATGGGACTACGATTTCCGTAACAAGCGTTTTCTGGCCGTGGATAATACGAGGTTTGGGGTGAATATTGTGGTGTATGCGTTGACGGCGTAG
- a CDS encoding TldD/PmbA family protein: MSIILSESEAKALCQKVLSYSKADECEINILGEERGNLRYARNEVSTSGSLINQNLQVQSSFGKRVGIATIDEFSDESFEKVVRRSEELARLAPENPEFVSVLEPQTYVKSSGFFESTAGINPDKRADAVAKSLELSRAQNLTAAGFLDNQKGYSAMMNSKGLFAYYPSTSVNFSLTVRTPDGKGSGYIAKGYSDVNKLDTAAATRIAIQKSLGSVEAKALEPGKYTVILEPTAAAVLLENIFFNFDARSADEGRSFLSKPDGKSKIGEKIVDERVNIYSDPTNPDLPASPWAGDGQAIDKINWIEKGVVKNLIYSRFWAQKNNVKPVPTPTNVIMEGGTATMEELIKSTKQGILVTKLWYIREVDPQTLLLTGLTRDGTFYIENGVIKHPIKNFRFNESPVIMLNNLETLGKSERVVSTESNQNYLIPPMKIREFTFSSLSDAV, encoded by the coding sequence ATGTCAATCATATTATCTGAATCAGAGGCAAAAGCATTGTGTCAAAAAGTGCTGAGTTATTCCAAAGCGGATGAATGCGAAATTAACATTCTGGGCGAGGAAAGGGGCAACCTGCGATATGCGCGCAATGAGGTGTCTACCAGCGGTTCTTTGATCAATCAGAATTTGCAGGTACAATCATCTTTTGGTAAAAGAGTCGGTATCGCCACGATAGACGAATTTAGTGATGAATCATTTGAAAAAGTGGTGCGGAGATCGGAGGAACTTGCCCGGCTTGCTCCCGAAAACCCTGAATTTGTAAGTGTGCTTGAACCGCAAACTTACGTCAAGTCAAGCGGGTTTTTCGAATCAACCGCGGGGATTAATCCTGATAAAAGAGCAGACGCAGTAGCCAAAAGCCTCGAACTTTCACGTGCTCAAAATCTGACGGCGGCTGGCTTTCTGGATAATCAAAAAGGCTACTCGGCCATGATGAATTCCAAGGGATTGTTTGCCTACTATCCGAGTACCAGTGTCAATTTTTCACTCACCGTCCGTACGCCTGACGGAAAAGGTTCGGGCTATATTGCGAAAGGGTATAGTGATGTAAATAAGCTGGATACAGCGGCTGCAACCAGGATTGCCATTCAAAAATCGCTGGGTTCTGTGGAAGCAAAAGCATTGGAACCAGGCAAGTATACCGTCATTTTGGAACCGACGGCGGCTGCGGTTTTACTTGAAAATATATTCTTCAATTTTGATGCAAGAAGCGCCGATGAAGGACGCTCGTTTTTGAGCAAACCGGATGGAAAAAGCAAAATAGGCGAGAAAATTGTGGACGAACGCGTCAACATTTACTCTGATCCCACCAACCCCGATCTACCTGCTTCACCATGGGCAGGCGACGGCCAGGCGATCGACAAAATCAACTGGATTGAAAAAGGAGTGGTCAAAAATCTCATTTATTCCAGGTTTTGGGCTCAGAAAAACAATGTGAAACCTGTTCCGACCCCAACGAATGTGATCATGGAAGGGGGCACGGCGACGATGGAAGAACTGATCAAGTCAACCAAGCAAGGTATCCTGGTCACGAAACTGTGGTACATCCGGGAGGTGGATCCGCAGACATTGTTACTGACAGGCCTCACACGGGATGGTACTTTTTATATCGAGAATGGTGTGATCAAGCATCCGATCAAGAATTTCCGTTTCAACGAAAGTCCGGTCATCATGCTGAATAACCTCGAAACGCTTGGGAAATCCGAGCGCGTAGTGAGTACCGAATCAAACCAAAACTACCTGATACCGCCCATGAAGATCAGAGAGTTTACTTTTTCATCACTTTCCGACGCTGTTTAG
- a CDS encoding TldD/PmbA family protein, with the protein MKRRDFIQMAGLGTGAFMLPGFAMGRTVSPEAFLNPGDDVAVKKRLADAALNAAKSKGASYADVRIGRYLNQFVITREDKVQNIVNTESYGVGVRVIANGCWGFAAVVDAKNEAQMAKAAEDAVAIAKANSKLMKEPVQLAAQKGFGEVSWKAPIKKNAFEVPIKEKVDLLLSVNDAAMKNGANYVNSILFLVNEQKYFASTDGSYIDQDVHRIWPIFNVTCIDPKTGKFETRNALSAPMGMGYDYLQANPADKITGVTTRYNKGYDMLEDATAAAKQAKEKLTAKSVEAGKYDLILDPSHLWLTIHESVGHPLELDRVLGYEANFAGTSFATLDKWKSKNFQYGSKQVNLIADKLQVGSLGAVGWDDEGVNTKKWDLVKDGILTNYQAIRDQAHIIGEKESHGCCYADSWSSVQFQRMPNVSLAAGKTPLSVDDMIKDVKKGIYIIGDGSFSIDQQRYNFQFGGQLFYEIKDGKIVGMLKDVAYQSNTQEFWNSCAQVCDDRDYRLGGSFFDGKGQPSQSSAVSHGSSTTRFNGVNVINTARKI; encoded by the coding sequence TTGAAAAGAAGAGACTTTATTCAAATGGCTGGCCTTGGAACGGGAGCGTTCATGTTACCTGGCTTTGCAATGGGCAGGACTGTTTCTCCCGAAGCATTTCTGAATCCCGGAGACGATGTTGCTGTTAAAAAGCGACTGGCAGACGCTGCGTTGAACGCCGCCAAATCCAAAGGCGCTTCCTATGCGGATGTACGTATCGGACGGTACCTCAACCAGTTCGTGATCACACGCGAAGACAAGGTTCAGAATATCGTCAATACCGAGTCCTATGGGGTTGGGGTACGGGTGATTGCCAATGGTTGCTGGGGTTTTGCTGCGGTAGTGGACGCTAAGAATGAAGCCCAAATGGCGAAAGCTGCGGAAGATGCCGTCGCCATTGCGAAGGCTAACTCCAAATTGATGAAGGAACCTGTGCAGCTGGCTGCTCAGAAAGGTTTTGGAGAGGTAAGCTGGAAAGCGCCGATCAAGAAAAACGCATTTGAAGTGCCCATTAAGGAAAAGGTTGATCTGCTGCTTTCTGTAAATGATGCGGCGATGAAGAATGGCGCTAACTATGTCAATTCCATTCTTTTCCTCGTGAATGAGCAAAAGTATTTTGCCTCCACCGACGGATCTTACATTGATCAGGATGTGCACAGGATCTGGCCGATTTTCAATGTAACATGCATTGATCCAAAAACAGGAAAATTTGAAACAAGAAATGCATTGAGCGCGCCAATGGGCATGGGCTACGACTATCTTCAGGCCAACCCTGCTGATAAAATCACCGGTGTCACAACGCGCTATAATAAAGGGTATGACATGCTGGAAGATGCGACTGCGGCTGCCAAGCAAGCCAAGGAAAAATTGACAGCCAAATCAGTCGAGGCTGGTAAGTATGACCTCATTCTTGACCCGTCACACCTTTGGTTAACGATCCACGAATCGGTCGGTCACCCGCTGGAACTGGACCGGGTACTGGGTTATGAGGCCAACTTTGCCGGTACATCATTCGCCACTTTGGACAAATGGAAATCCAAAAACTTCCAGTATGGCAGCAAACAAGTGAACCTGATCGCCGACAAATTGCAGGTAGGTTCGCTGGGCGCAGTGGGCTGGGATGATGAAGGCGTCAACACCAAGAAATGGGACCTGGTGAAAGATGGCATACTGACAAATTATCAGGCGATCCGCGATCAGGCACATATCATTGGCGAAAAAGAATCGCATGGCTGCTGCTATGCGGATAGTTGGAGTTCGGTTCAGTTTCAGCGTATGCCGAATGTTTCCCTGGCAGCAGGCAAAACGCCACTATCGGTAGACGATATGATCAAGGATGTCAAAAAAGGGATTTACATCATCGGCGACGGCTCGTTCTCGATCGATCAGCAGCGTTATAATTTCCAGTTTGGCGGGCAGTTATTCTATGAAATTAAAGACGGGAAAATTGTCGGTATGCTCAAAGATGTGGCTTATCAGTCTAATACACAGGAGTTCTGGAATTCCTGCGCACAGGTTTGCGACGACCGCGACTACCGTTTGGGAGGCTCATTCTTTGATGGGAAAGGCCAGCCTTCGCAGTCCAGCGCCGTATCTCACGGAAGCTCGACTACCCGTTTCAATGGAGTAAATGTGATCAATACCGCCAGAAAAATATAA
- a CDS encoding TldD/PmbA family protein, producing the protein MAILSKEEAKKIIDKVLAFSKADEISVGLDGNRTGNIRYARNSVSTSGETNDLALSVTSVFGKKSGTSTINEFDDASLEKTVRRAEEIAKLAPDNPEYVPMLGAQKYAETNSFAASTAAINPEYRAKAAFDSIDPCVQKNLTAAGYMEDTAGFSAMGNNKGLFGYNKATSIDFSITVRTADGKGSGYAKRDYNDASKLSTRSATEIAMQKALASASAKALEPGKYTVILEPTAGIDLLQNMMRSMDARNADEGRSFLGKKGGGTRLGEKLFDERVNIYSDPSNIEIPGSPFAGDGRVQEKVVWVENGVVKNMSYSRFWAEKQGVKAIPAPSGFIFQGGNESLADLIKGTEKGILVTRLWYIRAVDPQTLLYTGLTRDGTFYIENGQIKYPVKNFRFNESPVIMLNNLEAIGKPVRANGSLVPPLKIRDFTFTSLSDAV; encoded by the coding sequence ATGGCAATACTATCCAAAGAAGAAGCAAAGAAAATCATAGATAAAGTACTGGCATTTTCGAAAGCCGATGAAATCAGCGTCGGACTTGACGGTAACCGGACTGGCAACATTCGGTATGCCCGAAATTCGGTGTCTACCAGTGGCGAAACCAATGACCTGGCGCTGTCGGTAACCTCGGTATTCGGCAAGAAATCAGGTACTTCCACCATTAATGAATTTGATGATGCTTCACTGGAAAAGACGGTGAGAAGAGCAGAGGAAATCGCGAAACTGGCGCCCGACAATCCGGAATATGTTCCGATGCTCGGCGCTCAAAAGTATGCGGAAACCAATTCCTTTGCAGCAAGTACCGCAGCCATTAATCCTGAATACAGGGCCAAAGCGGCCTTTGACAGCATTGATCCCTGCGTGCAGAAAAATCTGACAGCAGCCGGTTATATGGAGGATACCGCAGGTTTTTCGGCGATGGGAAACAACAAAGGCTTGTTTGGATACAACAAGGCAACATCCATCGATTTTTCAATCACCGTTCGTACGGCAGACGGCAAAGGTTCAGGCTATGCGAAGCGGGATTATAATGATGCATCGAAACTGAGCACAAGGTCAGCGACGGAGATTGCCATGCAAAAGGCGCTGGCGTCGGCGAGCGCAAAGGCATTGGAACCCGGAAAATACACCGTCATACTGGAACCTACCGCCGGTATTGATTTACTCCAAAACATGATGCGAAGTATGGATGCACGGAATGCGGACGAAGGGAGAAGTTTTTTGGGCAAAAAAGGAGGCGGTACCAGGCTGGGGGAAAAGCTGTTTGATGAACGCGTCAACATTTATTCGGATCCTTCTAACATAGAAATCCCAGGCTCTCCTTTCGCAGGTGATGGCAGGGTACAGGAAAAGGTGGTTTGGGTAGAGAATGGTGTAGTGAAAAACATGTCCTACTCACGTTTCTGGGCAGAAAAGCAAGGAGTGAAAGCCATTCCGGCGCCGTCAGGATTTATTTTTCAAGGAGGAAATGAATCGCTTGCGGATCTGATCAAAGGGACGGAAAAGGGAATTCTGGTGACGAGGCTTTGGTATATCCGTGCCGTGGATCCGCAGACGCTACTTTACACCGGGCTCACCAGGGATGGTACTTTTTACATTGAAAACGGGCAGATCAAATATCCGGTAAAAAATTTCCGCTTTAACGAGAGTCCGGTCATCATGCTCAACAACCTGGAAGCGATCGGTAAACCGGTTCGCGCCAATGGTAGCCTGGTTCCGCCATTGAAGATCAGGGACTTCACATTCACCAGCTTGTCTGACGCAGTGTAG